Proteins from one Deltaproteobacteria bacterium genomic window:
- a CDS encoding BrnT family toxin — MEFEWDPKKARENLTKHGVSFELAKQVFDDPRIVLAEDATHSRSEARFFAFGRVGGGILTVRFVIRSDRIRIIGAGYWRKGKLFYEQANRIQR; from the coding sequence GTGGAGTTCGAGTGGGACCCGAAGAAGGCCCGGGAAAACCTCACCAAGCACGGCGTCTCCTTCGAGCTCGCGAAGCAGGTGTTCGATGATCCCCGGATCGTGCTCGCCGAAGATGCGACCCATAGCCGGTCCGAGGCTCGTTTCTTTGCCTTTGGGCGCGTGGGCGGCGGCATTTTGACGGTCCGCTTTGTGATCCGGAGCGACCGCATCCGGATCATCGGTGCGGGCTACTGGAGAAAGGGCAAGCTGTTCTATGAGCAAGCGAATCGTATACAGCGATGA